Proteins from a genomic interval of Chroococcidiopsis thermalis PCC 7203:
- the metG gene encoding methionine--tRNA ligase, translating to MNFADRSKDTFAVTTPLYYVNDLPHIGSAYPTMAADALARFERLLGKSVLMITGTDEHGQKIQRAAESHGRSPQEYCDRISSSFVSLWELLNIQYDRFSRTTATQHEAIVKEFFGRVWDAGDIYSDRQQGWYCVSCEEFKEERELLEGNYCPLHPNKQVEWRDEQNYFFRLSRYQEQLEAHYQKYPDFIQPVSRRNEVLNFVSQGLQDFSISRVNVDWGFPVPVAPEQTLYVWFDALLGYVTALLDPDSEATLENALAQWWPINIHIIGKDILRFHAVYWPAMLMSAGLPLPGRVFGHGFLTKDGQKMGKTMGNTIDPVALVKQYGSDAVRYYFLKTIEFGKDGDFSETRFINTVNADLADNLGNLLNRTLSMVRKYCAGKVPSVGEVAAEHPLKAIATSLGQEVKQYYEVLAFDRACEAILDLVRASNKFIDEKAPWSLYKQKRQTEVEEVLYAVLESVRLAAYLLAPIIPHTCTEIYQQLGFAIDFNHKAQTFITTPFSSHSNWGILSDIQQLGEPRPVFQRIELAQKV from the coding sequence ATGAATTTTGCCGATCGCAGCAAAGACACATTCGCTGTTACAACGCCACTATATTACGTCAACGACTTACCTCATATCGGCAGTGCTTATCCAACGATGGCAGCAGATGCGCTAGCTCGGTTTGAGCGATTGTTGGGTAAATCCGTACTCATGATTACAGGCACAGACGAACACGGGCAGAAAATTCAACGAGCAGCAGAAAGTCACGGGCGATCGCCTCAAGAGTATTGCGATCGAATTTCATCTAGCTTTGTCTCTTTGTGGGAGCTGTTGAACATTCAATACGACCGCTTTAGTCGGACGACAGCAACTCAACATGAAGCCATTGTCAAAGAATTTTTTGGGCGAGTTTGGGATGCAGGAGATATTTACTCCGATCGCCAGCAAGGATGGTATTGCGTTTCCTGTGAAGAATTTAAAGAGGAACGAGAATTATTAGAGGGGAATTACTGCCCGCTGCACCCAAATAAACAAGTAGAGTGGCGAGACGAACAAAATTACTTTTTTCGCTTGTCGCGCTACCAAGAACAACTAGAAGCACATTATCAAAAATATCCCGATTTCATCCAGCCAGTCAGCCGTCGCAACGAAGTGCTGAACTTTGTCAGTCAAGGCTTACAGGATTTTTCGATTTCGCGAGTGAATGTAGATTGGGGTTTTCCCGTTCCCGTCGCGCCAGAACAGACGCTCTATGTCTGGTTTGATGCATTGTTAGGATACGTGACGGCGCTGCTCGATCCTGACAGCGAAGCAACTTTGGAAAATGCTTTAGCTCAATGGTGGCCCATTAACATACACATTATCGGTAAAGATATTCTCCGCTTCCATGCTGTCTATTGGCCCGCGATGTTGATGTCTGCTGGTTTGCCGTTACCAGGGCGAGTTTTCGGACACGGCTTTTTAACCAAAGACGGGCAGAAAATGGGAAAAACGATGGGAAATACAATCGATCCCGTAGCTTTGGTTAAGCAATATGGTTCCGATGCCGTGCGCTATTACTTCCTCAAGACGATCGAGTTTGGTAAAGATGGAGACTTTAGCGAAACTCGATTCATCAATACAGTCAACGCAGATTTAGCAGATAACTTAGGTAACTTGTTAAATCGCACCCTGAGCATGGTGCGCAAGTACTGCGCTGGCAAAGTACCGAGTGTAGGAGAAGTAGCTGCCGAGCATCCTCTGAAGGCGATCGCTACCTCTTTAGGACAGGAAGTGAAACAATACTACGAAGTCCTAGCATTCGACCGCGCTTGTGAAGCGATTCTCGATCTCGTCAGAGCAAGTAATAAATTCATTGATGAGAAAGCCCCGTGGAGTCTCTACAAACAAAAGCGACAGACAGAAGTGGAGGAAGTATTGTATGCTGTGTTGGAATCAGTGAGATTAGCAGCCTATTTACTAGCCCCAATTATCCCACATACTTGCACCGAAATTTATCAGCAATTAGGATTTGCGATTGATTTTAATCACAAAGCTCAAACTTTCATTACCACTCCATTCAGTAGTCACTCAAATTGGGGGATACTGAGCGATATACAACAATTGGGGGAGCCTAGACCAGTGTTTCAACGCATAGAATTGGCTCAAAAGGTTTAA
- the lptC gene encoding LPS export ABC transporter periplasmic protein LptC has protein sequence MKNNIFQQFFMFSRCMAAPLVGVVLVTLLFGCEQRTQTAETVAQAPSSPPQQVQRDLTFNDVILEQSDKQGKLFWKVKSKQATYSKDRKTAQVENPVGQLFQDGKPVYDITAKTGEIQQDGAKLLLKGEIVAKAPAYNLVLRGNELEWQPNQDLLIVRDRLTGEHPQMQTVAQEARVRSRAGIVEFLNGVQATAKESNVQMQTEQLTWQFRAQKLIGDRPIKFDRYQNHKITDRGTAGRGEYDLKTNIATLAQNAQISLQEPPLQVNGNSLKWNVDTKTVIADQPVRVVQRQQQVTVSGDRGRLETEKQVAYMNGNVKGVGQKQQTVTSDALTWYIETQQMEATGNVVYQQFQPPATLKGQKAVGKLDAQNFVVSGGRVSTQFVPQP, from the coding sequence ATGAAAAATAATATCTTTCAGCAATTTTTTATGTTTTCTCGCTGCATGGCAGCACCATTAGTAGGTGTAGTACTTGTAACGTTACTATTTGGCTGCGAGCAGCGAACTCAGACAGCAGAAACAGTTGCTCAAGCTCCCTCCTCGCCTCCTCAGCAAGTGCAGCGCGACTTAACTTTTAATGATGTGATCTTAGAGCAGTCAGATAAGCAGGGAAAATTGTTTTGGAAAGTTAAATCGAAGCAAGCAACGTATAGTAAAGATCGTAAAACCGCTCAAGTAGAAAACCCTGTTGGTCAACTGTTTCAAGACGGCAAACCCGTATACGATATTACGGCAAAAACAGGAGAGATTCAGCAGGATGGAGCAAAGTTATTGCTTAAGGGTGAAATTGTTGCTAAAGCTCCTGCATACAATTTGGTATTGCGCGGCAATGAGCTAGAGTGGCAACCAAACCAAGATTTATTAATCGTGCGCGATCGCCTGACGGGAGAACATCCCCAAATGCAAACAGTCGCTCAAGAGGCAAGAGTTAGAAGTCGAGCGGGAATTGTTGAGTTCTTGAATGGAGTCCAGGCAACTGCAAAAGAATCAAACGTGCAAATGCAGACGGAACAGCTAACTTGGCAGTTTCGCGCTCAAAAGTTGATTGGCGATCGCCCGATAAAATTCGATCGCTACCAAAATCATAAAATTACCGACCGAGGGACGGCAGGTCGTGGCGAGTACGATCTGAAAACAAACATTGCTACCTTGGCGCAAAATGCTCAAATTTCTTTACAAGAGCCACCGCTACAAGTGAATGGCAATTCGCTTAAGTGGAACGTTGACACGAAAACTGTAATTGCAGACCAACCCGTGCGCGTCGTGCAGCGCCAGCAGCAAGTCACTGTGAGTGGCGATCGCGGTAGGCTAGAAACGGAAAAACAAGTTGCCTACATGAATGGCAATGTCAAAGGTGTAGGGCAGAAGCAGCAGACTGTTACATCTGACGCGCTTACTTGGTACATTGAAACTCAGCAAATGGAAGCAACAGGCAATGTTGTTTATCAACAATTTCAGCCGCCAGCGACTCTTAAAGGACAAAAAGCCGTAGGCAAGTTGGACGCACAAAATTTTGTCGTTAGCGGGGGTAGGGTTTCGACACAATTCGTACCGCAACCGTAA
- a CDS encoding iron uptake porin yields MSKLIWNTLKLSPLLLTATLFVATRTQAAEPLPLEEVQQTSVTQLSEEKAPETLAQVTSVSQLSDVQPTDWAFQALQSLVERYGCIAGYPDGTYRGNRALTRYEFAAGLNACLDRVNELIATASADMVNKEDLATLQRLQEEFSAELATLRGRVDALEARTAELEANQFSTTTKLSGEVIVAVSDVFGGNELAASGSGEPTGDDNDVNTVLADRARLTFNTSFTGKDELRTRLQARNVVPFGTGLTGTNMTRLGFDGDEGNDVQIDDFYYKFPLGEIADIKVDFDNGEFNDNVFTFNPLLESSGRGAISRFGRFNPIYRAGDGAGLTINLNPKGVISASASYLARNANDPTNSFGLFNGDYAALGQIAFRPSDNIAIGATYVHTYDNSTVSDITATNGISVSGATGSVFSNNPFSGASTSTNQYAVQASFKLGGFTLGGWGGYTVALNEDSPSQTADIWNWAATLALQDVGKEGSVLGLVFGQPPRTAKNDFGGRRDQDTSYHLEGLYRFPLTDNIDVTPGVIVIFNPEHNDNNDTVYVGTLRTTFRF; encoded by the coding sequence ATGTCGAAACTTATTTGGAATACTCTCAAACTAAGTCCCCTTTTACTAACAGCAACCCTGTTTGTAGCAACTCGGACTCAAGCTGCTGAACCCCTACCTTTGGAAGAAGTACAGCAAACATCTGTTACCCAGTTATCTGAAGAGAAAGCTCCAGAAACTCTAGCCCAAGTCACGTCCGTTTCTCAGCTGTCTGACGTACAGCCTACCGACTGGGCTTTTCAAGCCTTGCAGTCTTTAGTCGAGCGCTACGGTTGTATTGCTGGTTATCCCGATGGAACATATCGTGGCAACCGCGCCTTGACCCGTTATGAGTTTGCCGCAGGTTTAAACGCTTGTTTAGACCGCGTGAACGAACTGATTGCCACCGCTTCTGCCGATATGGTCAACAAAGAAGACCTGGCAACCTTACAGCGATTGCAGGAAGAATTTTCGGCGGAACTAGCTACCCTGCGCGGTCGCGTTGATGCTCTAGAAGCACGGACGGCAGAACTAGAAGCAAATCAGTTCTCTACCACAACCAAACTGAGTGGGGAAGTGATTGTTGCCGTTTCTGACGTATTCGGTGGTAACGAGCTAGCTGCATCTGGAAGTGGCGAACCTACAGGTGATGACAACGATGTCAACACTGTTTTGGCAGACCGCGCTCGTCTGACTTTTAACACCAGCTTCACCGGAAAAGACGAGTTGAGAACCCGTCTGCAAGCTCGCAACGTTGTACCATTTGGCACGGGTCTGACGGGTACGAATATGACTCGTCTGGGCTTCGATGGCGATGAAGGTAACGACGTTCAAATTGACGATTTCTATTACAAGTTCCCGCTTGGCGAAATTGCGGATATCAAAGTTGACTTTGACAATGGGGAATTCAACGATAACGTCTTCACCTTCAACCCTCTACTAGAAAGCAGCGGTCGCGGTGCTATTTCTCGGTTCGGACGTTTCAACCCCATTTATCGTGCGGGTGATGGTGCTGGTTTAACTATCAACTTAAATCCCAAAGGTGTAATTAGCGCTTCTGCAAGCTATCTAGCTCGGAATGCTAACGATCCGACAAATTCTTTTGGTTTGTTTAATGGTGATTATGCCGCTCTGGGACAGATTGCCTTCCGTCCTAGTGATAACATTGCGATCGGTGCGACCTACGTTCACACCTACGACAACTCCACCGTAAGCGATATTACGGCGACTAACGGTATTAGCGTTTCTGGCGCAACTGGCAGTGTCTTTTCTAACAACCCCTTCAGCGGTGCGTCAACATCCACCAACCAGTACGCCGTACAAGCTAGCTTTAAGTTGGGTGGCTTCACTCTTGGCGGTTGGGGCGGTTATACGGTAGCGCTCAATGAAGACAGCCCTTCACAAACTGCTGATATTTGGAACTGGGCAGCAACCCTGGCTTTACAAGATGTAGGTAAAGAAGGTAGCGTACTTGGTTTAGTCTTCGGTCAGCCACCAAGAACAGCTAAAAATGATTTTGGCGGTCGCCGCGACCAAGATACTTCATATCACTTAGAAGGTCTCTATCGCTTTCCGCTCACCGATAACATTGATGTGACTCCTGGTGTCATTGTCATCTTTAATCCAGAGCATAACGACAACAACGACACGGTTTATGTAGGTACGCTGAGAACGACATTCCGCTTCTAA
- a CDS encoding NYN domain-containing protein, translated as MLSNRDFENSSIFTPEQVLENRGKVAIFIDGSNLFYAALQLGIEIDYTKLLCRLTAGSRLLRSFFYTGVDRTNDKQQGFLLWMRRNGYRVIAKDLVQLPDGSKKANLDVEIAVDMMALVGAYDTAVLVSGDGDLAYAVNAVSYRGARVEVVSLRSMTSDSLINVSDRYIDLETIKEDIQKTPRSGYTYRPLSSLDLVEQPSPDGLDTIETSDT; from the coding sequence ATGTTGAGCAATAGAGATTTTGAAAATAGTTCGATCTTTACGCCAGAACAAGTTTTAGAAAATCGAGGTAAAGTAGCAATCTTTATTGATGGGTCAAATTTATTTTATGCAGCGTTACAGTTGGGAATTGAAATCGATTACACCAAGCTTTTATGTCGGCTAACGGCAGGATCGCGATTGTTGCGCTCGTTTTTCTATACAGGCGTAGACCGTACCAATGATAAACAGCAAGGGTTTCTATTATGGATGCGGCGCAATGGCTACCGCGTGATTGCTAAAGATCTAGTTCAGCTACCAGATGGTTCTAAAAAAGCTAACTTAGATGTCGAGATCGCCGTTGATATGATGGCTTTAGTTGGTGCATATGATACAGCAGTATTAGTCAGCGGTGATGGAGATTTGGCTTATGCCGTAAACGCTGTCAGCTATCGTGGGGCGCGAGTTGAGGTTGTCAGCTTGCGATCGATGACCAGTGATAGTTTGATCAATGTTAGCGATCGCTATATCGATTTGGAAACGATCAAAGAAGATATTCAAAAAACACCGCGATCCGGTTATACCTATCGTCCTCTCTCCAGCCTGGATCTTGTCGAGCAACCATCCCCCGATGGTTTAGATACGATCGAAACTTCAGACACTTAA
- a CDS encoding alpha/beta fold hydrolase produces MNDKGAEEQFKIQNSKFKIQNSKFPDSRLPSTGAQQCAPTDSRFSTTTPIVSNRPCFLSPKKLQPEYPLFVFLPGMDGTGQLLRSQTEGLEVAFDVRCLMIPPDDMTSWDVLSAQVIQLIHKELAKNPQREVYLCGESFGGCLAMKVAVKAPELFSRIILVNPASSVQLRPFLAWGSQFANLVPSCFYQFGAVGLLPFLASLGRVTKSDRREMLKVIRSVPPETVLWRIALIKNFDVDKTQLRQLTQPVLLIASAQDRLLPSIAEAERLLGILPNSRLVVLPYSGHACLLESETNLYDIMRSQHFLDANTAKMAAGRS; encoded by the coding sequence ATGAATGATAAAGGAGCAGAGGAGCAATTCAAAATTCAAAATTCAAAATTCAAAATTCAAAATTCAAAATTCCCCGACTCCCGACTTCCTAGTACGGGCGCGCAGCAGTGCGCCCCTACCGATTCCCGATTTTCTACAACAACACCAATAGTCTCCAATCGTCCCTGTTTCCTCAGTCCGAAAAAACTTCAGCCGGAGTATCCGCTATTCGTATTTTTACCAGGTATGGATGGAACGGGGCAGTTATTGCGATCGCAAACTGAAGGTTTAGAAGTTGCTTTTGACGTGCGTTGTTTGATGATTCCACCAGATGATATGACAAGTTGGGATGTGTTGAGCGCACAAGTGATTCAACTGATTCACAAAGAACTTGCTAAAAATCCTCAAAGAGAAGTTTACTTGTGCGGCGAGTCATTCGGTGGCTGTCTAGCAATGAAAGTAGCAGTCAAAGCACCAGAGTTATTTAGCCGCATTATTTTGGTCAATCCTGCTTCTTCCGTACAACTTCGTCCTTTCTTAGCGTGGGGTTCGCAATTTGCAAATTTAGTGCCGTCTTGTTTCTACCAATTTGGGGCAGTGGGATTGTTACCGTTTCTTGCCTCCTTGGGGAGAGTAACTAAAAGCGATCGTCGCGAAATGCTTAAAGTCATTCGTTCAGTACCCCCAGAAACAGTTCTCTGGCGAATTGCTTTAATCAAGAACTTCGATGTAGACAAAACACAGTTACGACAACTAACACAACCAGTACTACTAATTGCCAGCGCTCAAGATCGTCTTTTACCTTCAATTGCAGAAGCCGAACGATTGCTCGGAATTTTACCAAATTCCCGTTTAGTTGTCCTACCCTACAGCGGACACGCCTGCTTGCTCGAATCAGAGACAAATCTTTATGACATCATGCGATCGCAGCATTTTTTAGATGCAAATACGGCAAAAATGGCTGCTGGTAGGTCCTAA
- a CDS encoding lysophospholipid acyltransferase family protein: MSGNSPLQISDWFLASMGTKQFLYYEDRIPRDSAVLIVSNHRSFMDAPLLMKAVERPIRFACHHYMGQVPVMREIVTGQLGCFPLETPQYRQQSFFNQAIELLQRRQAVGVFPEGTKPMVQFSQPYQMQKFQRGFAHLAIRAAAGGEIHKPVKDLAVLPVAIASLEEVNTSAVPLRLLSVFDPSEPLFDRAGWHPLVIYRRVVLLVGHPLWITPQQVRQYQGKQAKAVVSELTERCETEIETLLRQGCY, translated from the coding sequence ATGAGTGGAAACAGCCCCCTGCAAATTTCTGATTGGTTTCTGGCTTCGATGGGAACCAAACAGTTTCTCTATTACGAAGACCGTATTCCTCGCGATAGTGCCGTTTTGATCGTGAGCAATCATCGTAGCTTTATGGATGCACCACTGTTGATGAAGGCAGTGGAACGTCCAATCCGCTTTGCTTGCCATCATTACATGGGACAAGTACCAGTCATGCGCGAGATTGTCACGGGTCAATTAGGGTGTTTTCCTTTGGAAACTCCCCAATATCGCCAACAAAGCTTTTTTAATCAAGCAATTGAATTATTGCAACGTCGGCAAGCCGTGGGAGTCTTTCCCGAAGGGACAAAGCCAATGGTGCAATTTAGTCAACCTTACCAGATGCAAAAGTTTCAGCGCGGATTTGCTCACTTAGCGATTCGGGCAGCTGCGGGTGGAGAGATTCATAAACCAGTCAAGGACTTGGCAGTTTTACCAGTGGCGATCGCCTCTTTAGAAGAAGTTAACACCTCCGCCGTACCGCTGCGGCTGCTGAGCGTATTTGACCCCTCAGAACCTTTATTCGATCGCGCTGGCTGGCATCCTTTAGTTATTTATCGCCGCGTTGTCCTTCTCGTCGGTCATCCCTTGTGGATTACACCCCAGCAGGTGAGACAATATCAGGGCAAACAAGCAAAAGCTGTTGTCTCAGAATTGACCGAGCGCTGCGAGACAGAAATCGAGACGCTGTTACGTCAAGGATGTTACTAG